One Elephas maximus indicus isolate mEleMax1 chromosome X, mEleMax1 primary haplotype, whole genome shotgun sequence DNA segment encodes these proteins:
- the LOC126069069 gene encoding zinc finger protein 75D-like isoform X2, protein MMMGDLEVAAWWSPQMRSVLETKGSVKESSSQSKKSTPQTNSLDPESSRRHFRSFYYPEAVGPLQAVSQLQELCRQWLKPEIHSKEQILELLVLEQFLAILPRELQTQIQKHHPQSIEEAVALVQQFQGKSDQRRNESLLSFEDVALNFSKEEWELLDPSQKALYHNVMQENYETVISLGIETNCCALDGHLQAFKTPGTKP, encoded by the exons ATGATGATGGGAGATCTCGAGGTGGCAGCATGGTGGAGCCCTCAGATGAGGTCTGTGTTGGAGACTAAGGGATCTGTAAAAGAGAGCTCTAGTCAGAGTAAGAAATCCACCCCACAGACAAACAGTCTTGATCCTGAGAGCTCTCGCCGGCACTTCCGGAGCTTCTACTATCCTGAAGCAGTTGGACCCCTCCAGGCTGTTAGCCAACTTCAGGAATTATGCCGTCAGTGGCTGAAGCCAGAGATCCACTCCAAAGAGCAGATCTTGGAACTGCTGGTGCTAGAGCAGTTCCTGGCCATTCTGCCCAGGGAGCTCCAGACCCAGATACAGAAGCATCATCCACAGAGCATCGAGGAGGCTGTGGCCCTGGTCCAACAGTTTCAGGGAAAATCTGATCAAAGGAGGAATGAG AGTTTGTTGTCCTTTGAAGATGTGGCCCTGAATTTTTCCAAGGAGGAATGGGAATTATTGGACCCCAGTCAGAAAGCCCTCTACCACAATGTGATGCAGGAGAACTATGAGACTGTCATCTCTCTGG gcatagagaccaattgttgtgccttggatggccacttgcaagctttcaagaccccaggcactaagcCATGA